A portion of the Oryzias melastigma strain HK-1 linkage group LG1, ASM292280v2, whole genome shotgun sequence genome contains these proteins:
- the atad5b gene encoding ATPase family AAA domain-containing protein 5b isoform X1, with amino-acid sequence MTDGLNPSTNSRHVSCKDNRQPTIVIPSSESSCSDQEAPQEQKLSVNEVKTPRKRLKVFPIFLQNSKGNLSSERQLYQSAKRKAAFSTQKNDKRSTLLTHVTAEDGRGLFTRGEHLSKSELQSCLDEIQTSNPSFPVQTVFSALQKKACEDLLKSRAGHASHTPLPSKEKRKGENDASERLTKRPRCCVPDQDLHRSFSAQKKPRGNKLSRTRRLKQNSSPAVQVKDCNQGHSGPELHQRDSYVEDTLWTDKYSPQHSSEVIGNASSVAKLHSWLKKWKLRANQDERRKMEESQRGEDDSWDCGDFQGESSSENPAEEFLWNTVLISGPPGVGKTASVYACSQELGFKVFEVNCSSQRSGRLLLSQLKEATQSHLVEISGEDPLKPAFFSSYNSSSSSSSTLRCTLGRTLFPKTLSSTSKKAAKRKPSSRHRKAAADALTLAHFFKPKDGADNPDRKILSVPFAGCDQAEAQSKSTATSLILFEEVDVIFKDDVGFLAAVKAFMKTTKRPVVLTTNDPLFKDRFDCSLEEITFKAPSEASVCSYLQLLSLAEKTRLRSGDARNLLALTGGDVRRCLLQLQLWVHSGGGGAQTSRLHSKFTKGSELPHHETSCSASMLGLQSVSPSHLLDYLKPKTDTKMFLKLLAESWRGGFPLLYSNLELLLSLGASLHSPEEETDSCLQPQHLHLQKRSSASVSCRKSVSRLSRRKSSSAGRGDTTNPRMTEESWIPNEADSLCALADFLDLMSYLDSTLPNAGTPVSRSSCSGAFVWTGAALGDGFLDEMSEEEEEERTCESKERLLDIRAAVEGLGFRICSRSASEAWISPHIEERESGRLEERVTTKKHTLSFTFQPLCAPSVFQRRLKLSRMVLSSRTFGLLGNRGAVCAEYMPVLRFICHKRKEQASSMLGLSNSTVRLLAKDFIWRSLERPPNQTPSSFTGIKSFPAPLM; translated from the exons ATGACGGACGGGCTCAATCCGTCCACAAACTCTCGACATGTATCTTGCAAAGACAACCGGCAACCGACGATAGTGATACCATCGTCAGAGTCGAGCTGCTCTGACCAAGAAGCACCGCAGGAGCAAAAACTCTCCGTCAATGAGGTGAAGACGCCAAGAAAACGCCTTAAAGTATTCCCAATTTTTTTGCAGAACAGTAAAGGTAACCTTAGTTCTGAGAGACAGTTGTATCAGAGCGCAAAAAGGAAAGCAGCGTTTTCtactcagaaaaatgacaaacgcTCAACTTTACTGACTCACGTGACTGCagaagatgggcggggcttattCACCCGTGGAGAGCATCTGTCAAAGTCAGAACTGCAAAGCTGTCTGGACGAAATCCAGACATCAAACCCATCGTTTCCTGTCCAAACTGTGTTCAGTGCTTTGCAGAAGAAAGCCTGTGAGGATCTGCTAAAGAGTCGAG CAGGTCATGCTTCACACACACCTCTACCCTCAAAAGAGAAGAGGAAGGGAGAAAACGATGCATCTGAGAGGTTAACCAAGCGCCCCAGGTGCTGCGTCCCGGATCAGGATCTCCACAGAAGCTTTTCCGCTCAGAAGAAACCCAGAGGCAATAAGCTGAGTCGCACTCGCAGACTGAAGCAAAACAGCAGCCCGGCAGTCCAGGTGAAGGACTGTAATCAGGGTCATAGTGGACCAGAACTTCATCAAAGAG ATTCCTACGTGGAGGACACACTCTGGACAGACAAGTACAGTCCTCAACATTCAAGTGAAGTCATTGGAAATGCTTCCTCTGTGGCTAAACTGCACAG TTGGTTGAAAAAATGGAAACTGCGAGCCAATCAGGATGAGAGGAGGAAAATGGAGGAAAGTCAACGAGGAGAAGATG ATTCATGGGACTGTGGAGATTTCCAGGGTGAATCCTCCTCAGAAAACCCAGCTGAGGAGTTTCTGTGGAACACGGTGCTGATTTCTGGACCTCCGGGGGTTGGAAAGACAGCCTCAGTGTACGCCTGCTCTCAGGAGCTGGGCTTCAAG gtgttTGAGGTGAACTGCTCCTCCCAGCGCAGCGGCCGCCTCCTTCTGTCCCAGCTGAAGGAGGCGACTCAGTCTCATCTGGTGGAGATTTCAGGAGAAGACCCGCTCAAACCGGCCTTCTTCAGCAGCTAcaactcctcttcctccagcagcagcactcTGAGATGCACTCTGG GGAGAACTTTATTTCCTAAAACTTTGAGCTCAACTTCAAAAAAGGCAGCAAAAAGAAAGCCGAGCTCCCGGCATCGCAAAGCGGCGGCAGACGCCCTCACTCTGGCTCACTTCTTCAAACCGAAGGATGGAGCTGATAATCCAGACCGGAAGATTCTGAGCGTCCCGTTTGCCGGCTGTGACCAGGCAGAGGCGCAGAGCAAAAGCACGGCCACCTCCCTCATTCTGTTCGAAGAG GTCGACGTCATCTTTAAGGACGACGTCGGTTTCCTCGCAGCCGTCAAAGCATTCatgaaaaccacaaaaagaCCCGTAGTTTTGACCACAAACG ATCCTTTATTTAAGGACAGGTTTGACTGCAGCTTGGAGGAAATCACCTTCAAAGCTCCGTCTGAA GCGAGCGTCTGCAGTTACCTGCAGCTGCTGAGTCTGGCTGAGAAGACGCGGCTGCGTTCAGGCGACGCCAGGAACCTCCTCGCGCTCACGGGTGGCGATGTGAGACGAtgcctgctgcagctgcagctctgggTCCACagtggaggaggcggagcccaAACCAGCAGGCTCCATTCAAAGt TTACAAAAGGATCAGAGCTTCCTCATCATGAAACCAGCTGCTCCGCCTCCATGTTGGGCCTCCAGTCTGTCAGCCCAAGTCATCTTCTGGACTATCTGAAG cctAAAACGGATACAAAGATGTTCCTGAAACTCCTTGCTGAGAGCTGGAGAGGAGGCTTTCCTCTTCTTTACTCCAACCTAGAGCTGCTCCTGTCCCTCGGAGCCTCACTCCACAGTCCGGAGGAGGAGACGGATTCCTGTCTGCAGCCTCAACACCTTCACCTTCAGAAACGTTCAAGCGCTTCAGTGTCCTGCAGAAAGTCTGTCTCCCGCCTGAGTCGACGGAAGAGCAGCTCAGCAGGACGTGGTGACACGACAAACCCTCGAATGACTGAGGAATCATGGATCCCAAATGAAGCGGACTCTCTATGTGCCCTCGCAGACTTCCTCGACCTCATGTCATATCTTGACTCCACACTTCCAAACGCGGGAACGCCAGTTTCCAGGTCGTCCTGTTCCGGTGCGTTCGTCTGGACAGGAGCGGCGTTAGGAGACGGCTTTTTGGACGAGATGagcgaggaggaagaggaggaacgCACGTGTGAGAGCAAAGAGAGGCTGCTGGACATCAGGGCTGCTGTGGAAGGATTGGGCTTCCGCATTTGCAGCAGGAGCGCGTCGGAGGCGTGGATTTCACCCCACATTGAAGAACGGGAGAGCGGACGTTTGGAGGAGCGGGTGACCACTAAGAAACACACCCTCAGCTTCACCTTTCAGCCTCTTTGTGCTCCGAG CGTGTTCCAGAGGAGGCTGAAGCTGAGCAGGATGGTGCTGAGCAGCAGGACCTTCGGCCTGCTGGGGAACAGAGGCGCGGTCTGTGCCGAGTACATGCCGGTCCTGCGCTTCATTTGTCACAAACGTAAAGAACAAGCCAG CTCCATGCTGGGCCTCTCGAATTCCACCGTGCGGCTTCTGGCTAAAGACTTCATCTGGAGAAGTTTGGAAAGACCTCCAAACCAAACGCCTTCCAGCTTCACCGGGATCAAATCCTTTCCAGCTCCGCTGATGTGA
- the tefm gene encoding transcription elongation factor, mitochondrial has product MWVIERFLSSVIQRAPYAGQSGLLRRTLRGSLPELELRYLQCTCCWRSRIPVAGFETLNATLSSSDPCKDDGGKPLDACYTSEQRAVILQLLNNASPAELASIKLLRGRKSVNIVEHRSKNGPFKSLESVVDVPLLKHKSAVVVFNSILNPVKKERKVRIQLAKFIKPEVDRSWLEEASSIVSIVCGTNKIAWAHVDRQMMVLDWQQQDCPNFLKGTYMASAYLTDVSAVVSLLPPASFYLIEKSSISVQNTTLFPVMAHMRTVEAMLFALLEPRIAPPEPNIPPRVLNMMRTAVGRHFGLMVGESRTSGAQIVRQLMTESVTQQLPRINFPQELLVRYRNHFQMGSRRGGDELCDALLQAMAFYELLCDC; this is encoded by the exons ATGTGGGTCATCGAGCGATTTTTATCCTCTGTTATCCAGAGAG CTCCCTATGCAGGACAGTCCGGATTACTCCGCCGCACTCTGCGCGGCTCCCTGCCCGAACTGGAGCTTCGGTACCTCCAGTGCACATGCTGCTGGAGGAGCCGGATTCCCGTGGCAGGTTTCGAGACCCTGAACGCCACACTGTCCTCCTCAGATCCCTGCAAAGATGACGGCGGCAAACCTCTGGACGCCTGCTACACCTCCGAGCAGCGGGCCGTgatcctgcagctgctgaacaACGCCAGCCCGGCGGAGCTGGCCTCCATCAAACTGCTGCGAGGACGCAAGTCCGTCAACATAGTGGAGCACAGGAGCAAAAACGGACCCTTTAAATCCCTGGAGAGCGTGGTGGACGTGCCTCTGCTGAAGCACAAAAGTGCTGTGGTAGTCTTTAACTCCATTCTGAACCCGgtgaaaaaggagagaaaagtgAGGATCCAACTGGCCAAGTTCATCAAACCTGAAGTGGACCGGTCCTGGTTGGAG GAAGCCAGTTCAATTGTCTCAATCGTTTGTGGGACTAATAAAATCGCCTGGGCTCATGTGGACCGGCAGATGATGGTTCTGGACTGGCAACAGCAGGACTGCCCCAACTTCCTAAAGGGGACATACATGGCATCTGCTTATTTGACCGAT GTGTCTGCTGTCGTGTCCCTCCTGCCGCCAGCAAGTTTTTACCTAATCGAGAAATCCTCCATCTCGGTTCAGAACACGACGCTGTTTCCTGTCATGGCTCACATGAGGACAGTAGAAGCCATGCTGTTCGCTCTGCTGGAGCCCAGAATCGCCCCTCCAGAACCAAATATCCCTCCCAG GGTCCTCAACATGATGAGGACGGCTGTGGGGCGGCACTTTGGGCTAATGGTGGGCGAGTCTCGGACCAGCGGGGCTCAGATAGTCCGTCAGCTGATGACGGAATCTGTGACGCAGCAGCTCCCCAGGATAAACTTTCCCCAAGAGCTGCTGGTCAGGTACAGGAACCACTTCCAGATGGGCAGCAGGCGAGGAGGGGACGAGCTGTGCGACGCGCTGCTTCAGGCGATGGCGTTCTACGAGCTTCTCTGTGACTGTTAG
- the atad5b gene encoding ATPase family AAA domain-containing protein 5b isoform X2, translated as MTDGLNPSTNSRHVSCKDNRQPTIVIPSSESSCSDQEAPQEQKLSVNEVKTPRKRLKVFPIFLQNSKGNLSSERQLYQSAKRKAAFSTQKNDKRSTLLTHVTAEDGRGLFTRGEHLSKSELQSCLDEIQTSNPSFPVQTVFSALQKKACEDLLKSRGHASHTPLPSKEKRKGENDASERLTKRPRCCVPDQDLHRSFSAQKKPRGNKLSRTRRLKQNSSPAVQVKDCNQGHSGPELHQRDSYVEDTLWTDKYSPQHSSEVIGNASSVAKLHSWLKKWKLRANQDERRKMEESQRGEDDSWDCGDFQGESSSENPAEEFLWNTVLISGPPGVGKTASVYACSQELGFKVFEVNCSSQRSGRLLLSQLKEATQSHLVEISGEDPLKPAFFSSYNSSSSSSSTLRCTLGRTLFPKTLSSTSKKAAKRKPSSRHRKAAADALTLAHFFKPKDGADNPDRKILSVPFAGCDQAEAQSKSTATSLILFEEVDVIFKDDVGFLAAVKAFMKTTKRPVVLTTNDPLFKDRFDCSLEEITFKAPSEASVCSYLQLLSLAEKTRLRSGDARNLLALTGGDVRRCLLQLQLWVHSGGGGAQTSRLHSKFTKGSELPHHETSCSASMLGLQSVSPSHLLDYLKPKTDTKMFLKLLAESWRGGFPLLYSNLELLLSLGASLHSPEEETDSCLQPQHLHLQKRSSASVSCRKSVSRLSRRKSSSAGRGDTTNPRMTEESWIPNEADSLCALADFLDLMSYLDSTLPNAGTPVSRSSCSGAFVWTGAALGDGFLDEMSEEEEEERTCESKERLLDIRAAVEGLGFRICSRSASEAWISPHIEERESGRLEERVTTKKHTLSFTFQPLCAPSVFQRRLKLSRMVLSSRTFGLLGNRGAVCAEYMPVLRFICHKRKEQASSMLGLSNSTVRLLAKDFIWRSLERPPNQTPSSFTGIKSFPAPLM; from the exons ATGACGGACGGGCTCAATCCGTCCACAAACTCTCGACATGTATCTTGCAAAGACAACCGGCAACCGACGATAGTGATACCATCGTCAGAGTCGAGCTGCTCTGACCAAGAAGCACCGCAGGAGCAAAAACTCTCCGTCAATGAGGTGAAGACGCCAAGAAAACGCCTTAAAGTATTCCCAATTTTTTTGCAGAACAGTAAAGGTAACCTTAGTTCTGAGAGACAGTTGTATCAGAGCGCAAAAAGGAAAGCAGCGTTTTCtactcagaaaaatgacaaacgcTCAACTTTACTGACTCACGTGACTGCagaagatgggcggggcttattCACCCGTGGAGAGCATCTGTCAAAGTCAGAACTGCAAAGCTGTCTGGACGAAATCCAGACATCAAACCCATCGTTTCCTGTCCAAACTGTGTTCAGTGCTTTGCAGAAGAAAGCCTGTGAGGATCTGCTAAAGAGTCGAG GTCATGCTTCACACACACCTCTACCCTCAAAAGAGAAGAGGAAGGGAGAAAACGATGCATCTGAGAGGTTAACCAAGCGCCCCAGGTGCTGCGTCCCGGATCAGGATCTCCACAGAAGCTTTTCCGCTCAGAAGAAACCCAGAGGCAATAAGCTGAGTCGCACTCGCAGACTGAAGCAAAACAGCAGCCCGGCAGTCCAGGTGAAGGACTGTAATCAGGGTCATAGTGGACCAGAACTTCATCAAAGAG ATTCCTACGTGGAGGACACACTCTGGACAGACAAGTACAGTCCTCAACATTCAAGTGAAGTCATTGGAAATGCTTCCTCTGTGGCTAAACTGCACAG TTGGTTGAAAAAATGGAAACTGCGAGCCAATCAGGATGAGAGGAGGAAAATGGAGGAAAGTCAACGAGGAGAAGATG ATTCATGGGACTGTGGAGATTTCCAGGGTGAATCCTCCTCAGAAAACCCAGCTGAGGAGTTTCTGTGGAACACGGTGCTGATTTCTGGACCTCCGGGGGTTGGAAAGACAGCCTCAGTGTACGCCTGCTCTCAGGAGCTGGGCTTCAAG gtgttTGAGGTGAACTGCTCCTCCCAGCGCAGCGGCCGCCTCCTTCTGTCCCAGCTGAAGGAGGCGACTCAGTCTCATCTGGTGGAGATTTCAGGAGAAGACCCGCTCAAACCGGCCTTCTTCAGCAGCTAcaactcctcttcctccagcagcagcactcTGAGATGCACTCTGG GGAGAACTTTATTTCCTAAAACTTTGAGCTCAACTTCAAAAAAGGCAGCAAAAAGAAAGCCGAGCTCCCGGCATCGCAAAGCGGCGGCAGACGCCCTCACTCTGGCTCACTTCTTCAAACCGAAGGATGGAGCTGATAATCCAGACCGGAAGATTCTGAGCGTCCCGTTTGCCGGCTGTGACCAGGCAGAGGCGCAGAGCAAAAGCACGGCCACCTCCCTCATTCTGTTCGAAGAG GTCGACGTCATCTTTAAGGACGACGTCGGTTTCCTCGCAGCCGTCAAAGCATTCatgaaaaccacaaaaagaCCCGTAGTTTTGACCACAAACG ATCCTTTATTTAAGGACAGGTTTGACTGCAGCTTGGAGGAAATCACCTTCAAAGCTCCGTCTGAA GCGAGCGTCTGCAGTTACCTGCAGCTGCTGAGTCTGGCTGAGAAGACGCGGCTGCGTTCAGGCGACGCCAGGAACCTCCTCGCGCTCACGGGTGGCGATGTGAGACGAtgcctgctgcagctgcagctctgggTCCACagtggaggaggcggagcccaAACCAGCAGGCTCCATTCAAAGt TTACAAAAGGATCAGAGCTTCCTCATCATGAAACCAGCTGCTCCGCCTCCATGTTGGGCCTCCAGTCTGTCAGCCCAAGTCATCTTCTGGACTATCTGAAG cctAAAACGGATACAAAGATGTTCCTGAAACTCCTTGCTGAGAGCTGGAGAGGAGGCTTTCCTCTTCTTTACTCCAACCTAGAGCTGCTCCTGTCCCTCGGAGCCTCACTCCACAGTCCGGAGGAGGAGACGGATTCCTGTCTGCAGCCTCAACACCTTCACCTTCAGAAACGTTCAAGCGCTTCAGTGTCCTGCAGAAAGTCTGTCTCCCGCCTGAGTCGACGGAAGAGCAGCTCAGCAGGACGTGGTGACACGACAAACCCTCGAATGACTGAGGAATCATGGATCCCAAATGAAGCGGACTCTCTATGTGCCCTCGCAGACTTCCTCGACCTCATGTCATATCTTGACTCCACACTTCCAAACGCGGGAACGCCAGTTTCCAGGTCGTCCTGTTCCGGTGCGTTCGTCTGGACAGGAGCGGCGTTAGGAGACGGCTTTTTGGACGAGATGagcgaggaggaagaggaggaacgCACGTGTGAGAGCAAAGAGAGGCTGCTGGACATCAGGGCTGCTGTGGAAGGATTGGGCTTCCGCATTTGCAGCAGGAGCGCGTCGGAGGCGTGGATTTCACCCCACATTGAAGAACGGGAGAGCGGACGTTTGGAGGAGCGGGTGACCACTAAGAAACACACCCTCAGCTTCACCTTTCAGCCTCTTTGTGCTCCGAG CGTGTTCCAGAGGAGGCTGAAGCTGAGCAGGATGGTGCTGAGCAGCAGGACCTTCGGCCTGCTGGGGAACAGAGGCGCGGTCTGTGCCGAGTACATGCCGGTCCTGCGCTTCATTTGTCACAAACGTAAAGAACAAGCCAG CTCCATGCTGGGCCTCTCGAATTCCACCGTGCGGCTTCTGGCTAAAGACTTCATCTGGAGAAGTTTGGAAAGACCTCCAAACCAAACGCCTTCCAGCTTCACCGGGATCAAATCCTTTCCAGCTCCGCTGATGTGA
- the atad5b gene encoding ATPase family AAA domain-containing protein 5b isoform X3: MTDGLNPSTNSRHVSCKDNRQPTIVIPSSESSCSDQEAPQEQKLSVNEVKTPRKRLKVFPIFLQNSKGNLSSERQLYQSAKRKAAFSTQKNDKRSTLLTHVTAEDGRGLFTRGEHLSKSELQSCLDEIQTSNPSFPVQTVFSALQKKACEDLLKSRAGHASHTPLPSKEKRKGENDASERLTKRPRCCVPDQDLHRSFSAQKKPRGNKLSRTRRLKQNSSPAVQVKDCNQGHSGPELHQRDSYVEDTLWTDKYSPQHSSEVIGNASSVAKLHSWLKKWKLRANQDERRKMEESQRGEDDSWDCGDFQGESSSENPAEEFLWNTVLISGPPGVGKTASVYACSQELGFKVFEVNCSSQRSGRLLLSQLKEATQSHLVEISGEDPLKPAFFSSYNSSSSSSSTLRCTLGRTLFPKTLSSTSKKAAKRKPSSRHRKAAADALTLAHFFKPKDGADNPDRKILSVPFAGCDQAEAQSKSTATSLILFEEVDVIFKDDVGFLAAVKAFMKTTKRPVVLTTNDPLFKDRFDCSLEEITFKAPSEASVCSYLQLLSLAEKTRLRSGDARNLLALTGGDVRRCLLQLQLWVHSGGGGAQTSRLHSKFTKGSELPHHETSCSASMLGLQSVSPSHLLDYLKPKTDTKMFLKLLAESWRGGFPLLYSNLELLLSLGASLHSPEEETDSCLQPQHLHLQKRSSASVSCRKSVSRLSRRKSSSAGHFLDLMSYLDSTLPNAGTPVSRSSCSGAFVWTGAALGDGFLDEMSEEEEEERTCESKERLLDIRAAVEGLGFRICSRSASEAWISPHIEERESGRLEERVTTKKHTLSFTFQPLCAPSVFQRRLKLSRMVLSSRTFGLLGNRGAVCAEYMPVLRFICHKRKEQASSMLGLSNSTVRLLAKDFIWRSLERPPNQTPSSFTGIKSFPAPLM; the protein is encoded by the exons ATGACGGACGGGCTCAATCCGTCCACAAACTCTCGACATGTATCTTGCAAAGACAACCGGCAACCGACGATAGTGATACCATCGTCAGAGTCGAGCTGCTCTGACCAAGAAGCACCGCAGGAGCAAAAACTCTCCGTCAATGAGGTGAAGACGCCAAGAAAACGCCTTAAAGTATTCCCAATTTTTTTGCAGAACAGTAAAGGTAACCTTAGTTCTGAGAGACAGTTGTATCAGAGCGCAAAAAGGAAAGCAGCGTTTTCtactcagaaaaatgacaaacgcTCAACTTTACTGACTCACGTGACTGCagaagatgggcggggcttattCACCCGTGGAGAGCATCTGTCAAAGTCAGAACTGCAAAGCTGTCTGGACGAAATCCAGACATCAAACCCATCGTTTCCTGTCCAAACTGTGTTCAGTGCTTTGCAGAAGAAAGCCTGTGAGGATCTGCTAAAGAGTCGAG CAGGTCATGCTTCACACACACCTCTACCCTCAAAAGAGAAGAGGAAGGGAGAAAACGATGCATCTGAGAGGTTAACCAAGCGCCCCAGGTGCTGCGTCCCGGATCAGGATCTCCACAGAAGCTTTTCCGCTCAGAAGAAACCCAGAGGCAATAAGCTGAGTCGCACTCGCAGACTGAAGCAAAACAGCAGCCCGGCAGTCCAGGTGAAGGACTGTAATCAGGGTCATAGTGGACCAGAACTTCATCAAAGAG ATTCCTACGTGGAGGACACACTCTGGACAGACAAGTACAGTCCTCAACATTCAAGTGAAGTCATTGGAAATGCTTCCTCTGTGGCTAAACTGCACAG TTGGTTGAAAAAATGGAAACTGCGAGCCAATCAGGATGAGAGGAGGAAAATGGAGGAAAGTCAACGAGGAGAAGATG ATTCATGGGACTGTGGAGATTTCCAGGGTGAATCCTCCTCAGAAAACCCAGCTGAGGAGTTTCTGTGGAACACGGTGCTGATTTCTGGACCTCCGGGGGTTGGAAAGACAGCCTCAGTGTACGCCTGCTCTCAGGAGCTGGGCTTCAAG gtgttTGAGGTGAACTGCTCCTCCCAGCGCAGCGGCCGCCTCCTTCTGTCCCAGCTGAAGGAGGCGACTCAGTCTCATCTGGTGGAGATTTCAGGAGAAGACCCGCTCAAACCGGCCTTCTTCAGCAGCTAcaactcctcttcctccagcagcagcactcTGAGATGCACTCTGG GGAGAACTTTATTTCCTAAAACTTTGAGCTCAACTTCAAAAAAGGCAGCAAAAAGAAAGCCGAGCTCCCGGCATCGCAAAGCGGCGGCAGACGCCCTCACTCTGGCTCACTTCTTCAAACCGAAGGATGGAGCTGATAATCCAGACCGGAAGATTCTGAGCGTCCCGTTTGCCGGCTGTGACCAGGCAGAGGCGCAGAGCAAAAGCACGGCCACCTCCCTCATTCTGTTCGAAGAG GTCGACGTCATCTTTAAGGACGACGTCGGTTTCCTCGCAGCCGTCAAAGCATTCatgaaaaccacaaaaagaCCCGTAGTTTTGACCACAAACG ATCCTTTATTTAAGGACAGGTTTGACTGCAGCTTGGAGGAAATCACCTTCAAAGCTCCGTCTGAA GCGAGCGTCTGCAGTTACCTGCAGCTGCTGAGTCTGGCTGAGAAGACGCGGCTGCGTTCAGGCGACGCCAGGAACCTCCTCGCGCTCACGGGTGGCGATGTGAGACGAtgcctgctgcagctgcagctctgggTCCACagtggaggaggcggagcccaAACCAGCAGGCTCCATTCAAAGt TTACAAAAGGATCAGAGCTTCCTCATCATGAAACCAGCTGCTCCGCCTCCATGTTGGGCCTCCAGTCTGTCAGCCCAAGTCATCTTCTGGACTATCTGAAG cctAAAACGGATACAAAGATGTTCCTGAAACTCCTTGCTGAGAGCTGGAGAGGAGGCTTTCCTCTTCTTTACTCCAACCTAGAGCTGCTCCTGTCCCTCGGAGCCTCACTCCACAGTCCGGAGGAGGAGACGGATTCCTGTCTGCAGCCTCAACACCTTCACCTTCAGAAACGTTCAAGCGCTTCAGTGTCCTGCAGAAAGTCTGTCTCCCGCCTGAGTCGACGGAAGAGCAGCTCAGCAGGAC ACTTCCTCGACCTCATGTCATATCTTGACTCCACACTTCCAAACGCGGGAACGCCAGTTTCCAGGTCGTCCTGTTCCGGTGCGTTCGTCTGGACAGGAGCGGCGTTAGGAGACGGCTTTTTGGACGAGATGagcgaggaggaagaggaggaacgCACGTGTGAGAGCAAAGAGAGGCTGCTGGACATCAGGGCTGCTGTGGAAGGATTGGGCTTCCGCATTTGCAGCAGGAGCGCGTCGGAGGCGTGGATTTCACCCCACATTGAAGAACGGGAGAGCGGACGTTTGGAGGAGCGGGTGACCACTAAGAAACACACCCTCAGCTTCACCTTTCAGCCTCTTTGTGCTCCGAG CGTGTTCCAGAGGAGGCTGAAGCTGAGCAGGATGGTGCTGAGCAGCAGGACCTTCGGCCTGCTGGGGAACAGAGGCGCGGTCTGTGCCGAGTACATGCCGGTCCTGCGCTTCATTTGTCACAAACGTAAAGAACAAGCCAG CTCCATGCTGGGCCTCTCGAATTCCACCGTGCGGCTTCTGGCTAAAGACTTCATCTGGAGAAGTTTGGAAAGACCTCCAAACCAAACGCCTTCCAGCTTCACCGGGATCAAATCCTTTCCAGCTCCGCTGATGTGA